In one Aeromicrobium wangtongii genomic region, the following are encoded:
- a CDS encoding inositol monophosphatase family protein: MAHSYNDDLRLAHVLADNADNLSMERFLANDLQVDTKPDMTYVTESDQAVEAAIRRTLKSARGRDVVLGEEQGQDAVESVGGRRWIVDPIDGTANFVRGVPVWATLIALEEDGEIVAGCVSAPALGRRWWASKGTGAFTGKSLMSSRQIKVSQVSDLEAASLSYASLGGWDVIGKGQAFAALMRRCWRTRAYGDFWSYMLLAEGAVDIATEPELNLWDMAALDIIVREAGGTFTSLAGAPGPWGDNALASNGRLHDAAMAYVGHFPDQGPPDQSWTDEPEDDAPPAEPSNVHAFEFSREPADERP, translated from the coding sequence ATGGCTCACTCGTACAACGACGACCTGCGCCTCGCCCACGTGCTCGCCGACAACGCCGACAACTTGTCGATGGAACGGTTCCTGGCCAACGACCTGCAGGTCGACACGAAGCCGGACATGACGTACGTGACCGAGTCCGACCAGGCCGTGGAGGCCGCGATCCGGCGCACCCTCAAGTCCGCCCGTGGACGCGATGTCGTCCTCGGCGAGGAGCAGGGTCAGGACGCCGTCGAGTCGGTCGGCGGCCGACGATGGATCGTCGACCCGATCGACGGCACCGCCAACTTCGTGCGCGGCGTCCCCGTCTGGGCCACGCTGATCGCCTTGGAGGAGGACGGCGAGATCGTCGCCGGCTGCGTCTCCGCCCCCGCCCTCGGGCGCCGCTGGTGGGCCAGCAAGGGCACCGGCGCGTTCACCGGCAAGTCCTTGATGTCATCGCGCCAGATCAAGGTCTCCCAGGTATCCGACCTGGAGGCCGCCTCGCTGTCGTACGCCTCGCTCGGCGGCTGGGACGTCATCGGCAAGGGGCAGGCCTTCGCCGCCCTGATGCGCCGCTGCTGGCGCACCCGCGCGTACGGCGACTTCTGGTCGTACATGCTGCTGGCCGAGGGTGCCGTCGACATCGCGACCGAGCCCGAGCTGAACCTGTGGGACATGGCGGCCCTCGACATCATCGTGCGTGAGGCGGGCGGCACGTTCACGAGCCTCGCGGGGGCCCCGGGCCCGTGGGGCGACAACGCGCTGGCGTCCAACGGCCGGCTGCACGATGCGGCGATGGCCTATGTCGGCCACTTCCCCGACCAGGGGCCGCCCGACCAGTCGTGGACCGACGAGCCCGAGGACGACGCGCCGCCCGCGGAACCCAGCAACGTCCACGCCTTCGAGTTCTCCCGGGAGCCGGCGGACGAACGTCCCTGA
- a CDS encoding CBS domain-containing protein, with amino-acid sequence MRVQDVLTSKGSTEVFTISPGATVRELLDVLAELNVGALVVSDDGTSMLGIVSERDIVRKLRGVQDASSVTVADLMTTDVQVCSPDDSFKALMAVMTEHRVRHVPVIDDGHLLGVLSIGDAVKHRMDQLEFERDQLNSYVAGG; translated from the coding sequence ATGCGTGTCCAGGACGTACTGACCTCCAAGGGAAGCACCGAGGTCTTCACCATCTCCCCCGGCGCCACGGTTCGCGAGCTGCTGGACGTGCTCGCCGAGCTGAACGTCGGTGCCCTCGTCGTCAGTGATGACGGCACCTCGATGCTCGGCATCGTGTCCGAGCGTGACATCGTCCGCAAGCTGCGCGGTGTGCAGGACGCCAGCTCCGTGACGGTCGCCGACCTCATGACCACCGATGTGCAGGTGTGCTCCCCCGACGACTCGTTCAAGGCGCTGATGGCCGTCATGACCGAGCACCGTGTGCGCCACGTGCCGGTGATCGACGACGGACACCTGCTCGGCGTGCTGAGCATCGGCGATGCCGTCAAGCACCGGATGGATCAGCTGGAGTTCGAGCGCGACCAGCTGAACAGCTACGTCGCCGGCGGCTGA